The proteins below come from a single Necator americanus strain Aroian chromosome V, whole genome shotgun sequence genomic window:
- a CDS encoding hypothetical protein (NECATOR_CHRV.G18031.T2), with protein sequence MSTITKKFINDPKNAVDDALNGLVNASENVTFDKNCRRVVLRSDYVDYCAKGKVALIAGGGSGHEPYAAGYIGPGMLTAAVAGNVFASPPSRHVSAALNSTSTNGGSILFIINYTGDRLNFGLAAERYKTGGHDVRVVTIADDVAIDSALSTTGRRGLAAAVLVLKVAGAMAESGKYTIDQIETMSKKMNDNAGTMGVSLYPCSVPGQGKMFTMADEMMEVGLGIHGEPGCRREPIEAAHKIVDMIMTRLQKIVQFSKDESVVLLVNNLGGVSQIEMGVIKSEAVKWCHEHDINIARILCGSYMTSLDGHGISLTVLRLFDNNILNYLDAPTLAPGWHGADKLGKAETAPSADKNISILSHGSSRGVPFTKEQADLARKCVNAVCSKMISMESELNALDGAAGDGDCGSTFAHASRAITERMKTLELSSAQDLLFRISEVFEQEVGGTGGALYALMLSAASEAFAKSVTSQDFVMALRKAYETVQKYGGARPGDRTLVDALHAAVEKIRSGERRWDVITEAAIKAAQATAEMKARAGRASYTAKEVQTKPDPGAVAISSFMHVLWDTIKQ encoded by the exons ATGTCCACAATAACCAAGAAGTTCATTAATGATCCAAAGAATGCCGTGGACGACGCCCTCAACGGTCTCGTAAATGCTTCAGAGAACGTCACTTTCGATAAG AATTGTCGTCGTGTTGTTCTGAGATCCGATTATGTCGATTATTGCGCGAAAGGGAAGGTAGCGCTGATAGCTGGTGGAGGCTCAGGACACGAGCCGTATGCTGCAG GCTATATTGGCCCTGGAATGCTCACTGCTGCAGTTGCCGGAAATGTGTTTGCATCGCCGCCGTCGCGTCATGTCAGCGCAGCTCTAAATTCAACTTCTACGaatg GCGGTTCGATACTTTTTATTATCAACTACACTGGAGACAGGCTGAATTTTGGATTAGCAGCAGAGCGTTATAAAACAGGTGGACACGATGTGCGC GTAGTTACAATAGCTGATGATGTTGCTATTGACAGTGCATTGTCAACTACAGGAAGAAGGGGTTTAGCGGCAGCTGTTCTCGTCCTGAAG GTTGCCGGTGCAATGGCCGAGAGCGGCAAATACACTATAGATCAAATCGAGACCAtgtcaaagaaaatgaatgataatGCTG GCACCATGGGCGTCTCACTTTATCCATGCAGTGTACCCGGTCAAGGCAAGATGTTTACAATGGCTGATGAAATGATGGAAGTTGGTCTTGGAATCCATGGCGAGCCGGGATGCCGTCGTGAGCCTATAGAGGCAGCACATAAAATCGTTGATATGATTATGACCAGACTTCAGAAAATCGTACAGTTCTCAAAAG ACGAATCTGTAGTGCTTCTCGTCAACAACTTAGGTGGCGTTTCTCAAATAGAAATGGGTGTTATAAAAAGCGAAGCAGTCAAATGGTGTC ATGAACATGATATCAATATTGCTCGAATTCTTTGCGGCTCATACATGACTTCGCTAGACGGGCACGGGATCAGCCTTACTGTTTTACGCTTATTCGATAATAATATACTTAATTACTTAG ATGCTCCCACATTAGCACCAGGCTGGCATGGAGCGGACAAGCTCGGAAAGGCAGAAACAGCCCCGTCAGCGGACAAAAACATATCTATCTTAAGTCATGGTTCCTCCAGAGGAGTACCTTTCACGAAGG AACAAGCTGATCTAGCCAGAAAATGTGTCAATGCAGTCTGCAGTAAGATGATTTCCATGGAATCTGAGTTAAATGCGCTCGATGGTGCCGCCGGAGATGGTGACTGCGGCTCAACATTTGCGCACGCTTCAAGAG caaTCACCGAACGAATGAAAACGCTGGAATTAAGCAGTGCTCAAGATCTACTTTTCCGCATCTCCGAAGTTTTCGAACAAGAAGTGGGAGGCACTGGCGGAGCG CTTTATGCACTGATGCTCAGTGCTGCGTCCGAGGCCTTTGCCAAGTCAGTCACTTCTCAAGACTTCGTTATGGCCCTTCGAAAGGCTTATGAAACTGTTCAAAAGTATGGGGGAGCCAGACCTGGAGATAGAACTCTG GTGGATGCACTTCATGCTGCAGTGGAGAAGATTAGAAGTGGAGAACGTCGGTGGGACGTCATCACAGAG GCAGCAATAAAAGCAGCTCAAGCTACAGCTGAAATGAAGGCCAGAGCTGGAAGAGCAAGCTACACAGCAAAAGAG GTGCAAACGAAACCCGATCCCGGAGCAGTTgcaatttcttcattcatgCATGTTTTGTGGGATACAATCAAGCAGTAG
- a CDS encoding hypothetical protein (NECATOR_CHRV.G18030.T2) — protein sequence MLPSKQSSSGQTSVPLILPKITDWPKEKNSSVNLFRMILDEDHRVRQEQPVVDLEADVLKLSDGIVTVSPVPKKRKEDPATDDCIILDNYENKPSSSTAVKNYDIGKPVNKKVRAIRRTSKLPWNPLEATFHVPQQVLKPSPSLISSDKVIDLNDEKRVSSAKITTIRDVLDELCVPPSPPEEGEIVESSESTETGESCVIDLTHEEELQLTLRSQVEGDVIDLTVENEVSDNESEVVCMEDLTVVDVEEVSIIQADDSTKNRRKSIEKVSFRSTVCSGIRRKPSNDDALSRGTKEVTGVTPRYWERLTGAPKLSSGNVEFRVCSYNVLCQLTTLKTMYLYRHLGEDNNPLRWENRWPMLEQELLRLNADVYGLQEVQYDHFDSHYRPAMSKVGYAAYYKQRTGGMNDGCAVFVRKSKFDVLRYRIVEYFVAAGTTMDRDQIGQVLRLRCKKTGQELIYANTHLLFNSARGDIKIGQLAMLFANIYDVIKEGTPCPVIINGDFNIEPLSYVYTYISESSVYLRGLPRNELSGQGERGGPCVQANNILPFAANIGRDSMFVDGNCLRTVAADYFTHPLCLASVYHHFRDDGKKEVSTYHKEVANPDFIFYSIEKKEMIDSMTKVYELPELRLLRRLGLPDHETLRNTLGPWPNQCVPSDHIPLVADFAHLQLVLYVIRYILISVPCHQCRGARPKAQLVCSSSNLKFTSVLLLDLLLYSFYERMNLLLPIGAKCLHVCLLLIYIV from the exons ATGCTACCATCAAAGCAGTCGTCATCTGGCCAAACGTCTGTCCCGTTGATTTTACCAAAGATCACAGATTGgccaaaagaaaagaactcttCAGTAAATTTATTTCGAATGATTt TGGATGAAGACCATCGAGTAAGACAGGAGCAACCAGTTGTCGACCTGGAGGCAGATGTTCTAAAGTTAAGCGATGGGATTGTCACAGTGAGCCCCGTgccgaagaaaagaaa AGAAGATCCTGCCACTGATGACTGCATCATATTGGACAACTATGAGAACAAACCGTCCTCGAGCACTGCAGTTAAGAATTACGACATTGGAAAGCCGG TCAACAAGAAGGTGCGAGCCATACGGCGCACCTCAAAACTCCCGTGGAACCCTCTAGAAGCTACTTTTCATGTACCACAACAGG TGTTGAAGCCGTCTCCGTCTCTGATATCATCGGATAAGGTGATCGATTTAAACGATGAAAAACGAGTGTCCTCAGCAAAAATCACAACAATTCGTGATGTTCTGG ATGAGTTGTGTGTACCACCGAGTCCACCAGAAGAAGGGGAAATCGTTGAGAGTTCAGAAAGTACAGAAACAGGAGAAAGCTGTGTTATTGACTTGACACACGAAG AAGAGCTTCAACTGACATTGCGCTCTCAAGTGGAAGGAGACGTCATTGATTTAACCGTTGAAAATG AAGTCTCGGATAATGAAAGTGAAGTGGTATGCATGGAAGACTTGACGGTTGTTGATGTAGAGGAAGTCAGCATCATTCAAGCCGATGAT TCTACgaagaatcgaagaaaatccATCGAAAAAGTATCGTTTAGATCAACA GTATGTAGTGGTATACGGAGAAAGCCATCAAACGATGATGCACTTTCGAGAGGTACGAAAGAGGTAACAGGAGTAACTCCTCGATACTGGGAGAGACTTACG GGGGCTCCGAAACTTTCAAGTGGCAACGTGGAATTTCGAGTGTGCAGCTACAATGTACTGTGTCAGTTGACAACATTGAAGACAATGTACTTGTATAGACATTTGGG GGAAGACAACAACCCTCTGAGATGGGAAAACCGCTGGCCAATGTTGGAGCAAGAACTATTGCGTTTGAACGCTGATGTGTACGGTTTGCAAGAAGTTCAATACGACCATTTCGATTCGCATTATCGGCCAGCAATGTCAAAAG TAGGATATGCTGCTTACTACAAACAGCGTACTGGTGGTATGAACGATGGATGTGCTGTTTTTGTTAGGAAATCAAAATTTGATGTTCTCCGGTATAGGATTGTGGAGTACTTTGTGGCTGCAGGTACAACCATGGATAGAGATCAAATAG GGCAAGTGTTAAGGTTGCGATGTAAGAAAACAGGTCAGGAGCTCATCTACGCTAACACTCATTTGCTATTCAATTCAGCACGTGGAGATATCAAAATAGGACAGCTGGCGATGCTTTTTGCGAACATATATGAT GTAATAAAAGAAGGTACTCCTTGTCCGGTGATCATTAACGGTGATTTTAATATTGAGCCACTGTCTTATGTCTACACTTATATTAGCGAATCGAG TGTGTACTTACGAGGTCTTCCTCGAAACGAACTGTCTGGACAAGGTGAGCGAGGAGGTCCATGTGTACAAGCGAACAATATTTTGCCATTCGCTGCAAATATTGGGCGGGATAGCATGTTTGTTGATGGGAACT GTCTGCGAACAGTTGCCGCTGATTATTTCACCCACCCTCTTTGCCTTGCTTCTGTTTATCACCATTTTCGGGATGATGGAAAG aaagaagTATCTACTTACCATAAGGAAGTTGCGAATCCAGActtcattttctattctattgagaaaaaggaaatgattGATTCT ATGACAAAGGTATACGAGCTTCCTGAGCTTCGACTATTACGAAGATTAGGTTTACCTGATCATGAAACGCTGAGAAATACATTAGGACCATGGCCAAATCAGTGCGTTCCCAGCGATCATATTCCACTAGTGGCGGATTTT GCTCATCTGCAATTAGTACTGTACGTCATTCGTTATATTCTTATCTCTGTCCCATGCCATCAAT GTCGAGGAGCCCGTCCTAAAGCTCAACTTGTTTGCAGCTCTTCTAATCTGAAATTTACCTCCGTCCTCCTACTGGATCTACTACTGTATTCATTCTACG AGCGCATGAACCTTTTGTTGCCAATCGGAGCAAAATGTCTTCATGTATGCTTGTTACTGATATACATTGTGTAA
- a CDS encoding hypothetical protein (NECATOR_CHRV.G18030.T1): MLPSKQSSSGQTSVPLILPKITDWPKEKNSSVNLFRMILDEDHRVRQEQPVVDLEADVLKLSDGIVTVSPVPKKRKEDPATDDCIILDNYENKPSSSTAVKNYDIGKPVNKKVRAIRRTSKLPWNPLEATFHVPQQVLKPSPSLISSDKVIDLNDEKRVSSAKITTIRDVLDELCVPPSPPEEGEIVESSESTETGESCVIDLTHEEELQLTLRSQVEGDVIDLTVENEVSDNESEVVCMEDLTVVDVEEVSIIQADDSTKNRRKSIEKVSFRSTVCSGIRRKPSNDDALSRGTKEVTGVTPRYWERLTGAPKLSSGNVEFRVCSYNVLCQLTTLKTMYLYRHLGEDNNPLRWENRWPMLEQELLRLNADVYGLQEVQYDHFDSHYRPAMSKVGYAAYYKQRTGGMNDGCAVFVRKSKFDVLRYRIVEYFVAAGTTMDRDQIGQVLRLRCKKTGQELIYANTHLLFNSARGDIKIGQLAMLFANIYDVIKEGTPCPVIINGDFNIEPLSYVYTYISESSVYLRGLPRNELSGQGERGGPCVQANNILPFAANIGRDSMFVDGNCLRTVAADYFTHPLCLASVYHHFRDDGKKEVSTYHKEVANPDFIFYSIEKKEMIDSMTKVYELPELRLLRRLGLPDHETLRNTLGPWPNQWVAHLQLVLYVIRYILISVPCHQCRGARPKAQLVCSSSNLKFTSVLLLDLLLYSFYERMNLLLPIGAKCLHVCLLLIYIV; this comes from the exons ATGCTACCATCAAAGCAGTCGTCATCTGGCCAAACGTCTGTCCCGTTGATTTTACCAAAGATCACAGATTGgccaaaagaaaagaactcttCAGTAAATTTATTTCGAATGATTt TGGATGAAGACCATCGAGTAAGACAGGAGCAACCAGTTGTCGACCTGGAGGCAGATGTTCTAAAGTTAAGCGATGGGATTGTCACAGTGAGCCCCGTgccgaagaaaagaaa AGAAGATCCTGCCACTGATGACTGCATCATATTGGACAACTATGAGAACAAACCGTCCTCGAGCACTGCAGTTAAGAATTACGACATTGGAAAGCCGG TCAACAAGAAGGTGCGAGCCATACGGCGCACCTCAAAACTCCCGTGGAACCCTCTAGAAGCTACTTTTCATGTACCACAACAGG TGTTGAAGCCGTCTCCGTCTCTGATATCATCGGATAAGGTGATCGATTTAAACGATGAAAAACGAGTGTCCTCAGCAAAAATCACAACAATTCGTGATGTTCTGG ATGAGTTGTGTGTACCACCGAGTCCACCAGAAGAAGGGGAAATCGTTGAGAGTTCAGAAAGTACAGAAACAGGAGAAAGCTGTGTTATTGACTTGACACACGAAG AAGAGCTTCAACTGACATTGCGCTCTCAAGTGGAAGGAGACGTCATTGATTTAACCGTTGAAAATG AAGTCTCGGATAATGAAAGTGAAGTGGTATGCATGGAAGACTTGACGGTTGTTGATGTAGAGGAAGTCAGCATCATTCAAGCCGATGAT TCTACgaagaatcgaagaaaatccATCGAAAAAGTATCGTTTAGATCAACA GTATGTAGTGGTATACGGAGAAAGCCATCAAACGATGATGCACTTTCGAGAGGTACGAAAGAGGTAACAGGAGTAACTCCTCGATACTGGGAGAGACTTACG GGGGCTCCGAAACTTTCAAGTGGCAACGTGGAATTTCGAGTGTGCAGCTACAATGTACTGTGTCAGTTGACAACATTGAAGACAATGTACTTGTATAGACATTTGGG GGAAGACAACAACCCTCTGAGATGGGAAAACCGCTGGCCAATGTTGGAGCAAGAACTATTGCGTTTGAACGCTGATGTGTACGGTTTGCAAGAAGTTCAATACGACCATTTCGATTCGCATTATCGGCCAGCAATGTCAAAAG TAGGATATGCTGCTTACTACAAACAGCGTACTGGTGGTATGAACGATGGATGTGCTGTTTTTGTTAGGAAATCAAAATTTGATGTTCTCCGGTATAGGATTGTGGAGTACTTTGTGGCTGCAGGTACAACCATGGATAGAGATCAAATAG GGCAAGTGTTAAGGTTGCGATGTAAGAAAACAGGTCAGGAGCTCATCTACGCTAACACTCATTTGCTATTCAATTCAGCACGTGGAGATATCAAAATAGGACAGCTGGCGATGCTTTTTGCGAACATATATGAT GTAATAAAAGAAGGTACTCCTTGTCCGGTGATCATTAACGGTGATTTTAATATTGAGCCACTGTCTTATGTCTACACTTATATTAGCGAATCGAG TGTGTACTTACGAGGTCTTCCTCGAAACGAACTGTCTGGACAAGGTGAGCGAGGAGGTCCATGTGTACAAGCGAACAATATTTTGCCATTCGCTGCAAATATTGGGCGGGATAGCATGTTTGTTGATGGGAACT GTCTGCGAACAGTTGCCGCTGATTATTTCACCCACCCTCTTTGCCTTGCTTCTGTTTATCACCATTTTCGGGATGATGGAAAG aaagaagTATCTACTTACCATAAGGAAGTTGCGAATCCAGActtcattttctattctattgagaaaaaggaaatgattGATTCT ATGACAAAGGTATACGAGCTTCCTGAGCTTCGACTATTACGAAGATTAGGTTTACCTGATCATGAAACGCTGAGAAATACATTAGGACCATGGCCAAATCA GTGGGTG GCTCATCTGCAATTAGTACTGTACGTCATTCGTTATATTCTTATCTCTGTCCCATGCCATCAAT GTCGAGGAGCCCGTCCTAAAGCTCAACTTGTTTGCAGCTCTTCTAATCTGAAATTTACCTCCGTCCTCCTACTGGATCTACTACTGTATTCATTCTACG AGCGCATGAACCTTTTGTTGCCAATCGGAGCAAAATGTCTTCATGTATGCTTGTTACTGATATACATTGTGTAA
- a CDS encoding hypothetical protein (NECATOR_CHRV.G18028.T1) → MAICTYNARTLASEAAIEDLMMQAKKIKYDVIGLTETRRRHPLNAVYETGEELFLGTCDSRGVGGVGVLVNTSMAKNIDSFEQLTTRIGRLRMRRCGPIPALTIFVVYAPTSSYEEEEVEAFYMDLEKFYQEDHAFYKVIVGDFNAKVGPRRTPEELHIGTHGLQWNDQGERLSEFIMTTKTIHGNSQFQKPSSLRWTWESPGGGYRNEIDHIIVNKRFCLTDVGVVPKFYTGSDHRLLRGRFSFTRRAEKAAKFRERNPRTTINWDLFATLIGFWEDSAMDNIDEEYDRLVEHLHDYAKKAESFKTTKRRLSLETLELIRQRGAARAAGNQELTSELARLCREAIKEDLKERRAEVLAEAAEAGKSIRYARRDFASRKTRMSALRNPKGTAIASRRGMEKIIYDFYSDLFDSHVHLPPHHLREDGQVIPEVLPSEIRHAIMSLRNRTAPGPDRIRPEHLKSLPPVLINTLARLFTRYLSECKVPKQWKTSKTVLLYKKETHMTSATIAQSAYCPSSTSSLQE, encoded by the coding sequence atggcgatctgtacttataacgcacgtacgcttgcatcggaagcggccatcgaagatctgatgatgcaagccaagaagatcaagtacgacgtcatcggactgaccgagacgagacgacgtcaccctctcaacgccgtatatgaaactggagaagaactgttcttaggaacatgcgacagtagaggtgttggtggagttggcgtcctcgtcaacacgagtatggcaaagaacatcgactcttttgaacaacttacgacccgaatcggacgtctgcggatgagaagatgtggcccaatcccagctttgactatcttcgtcgtttacgctccaacatcaagctacgaagaagaagaagtcgaagctttctatatggacctggagaagttctaccaagaagatcatgccttctacaaggtcatagttggcgatttcaacgctaaggttggcccaagaagaacgccggaggaacttcacatcgggacccacggcctacaatggaatgaccagggagagaggctctccgagttcatcatgacgactaagaccatccatgggaactcgcaatttcagaagccctcttctttacgctggacgtgggagtcacccggtggagggtaccgtaatgaaatagaccacatcatcgtcaataaaaggttctgcctgacggacgtcggtgttgtaccaaagttctatacgggatcggaccatcgcctcctccgaggaagattttccttcacaaggagagcagagaaagccgccaagttcagagagagaaatcccaggactaccatcaactgggatctcttcgctacgctaatcggcttttgggaagattctgcaatggacaacatcgacgaggaatatgaccggcttgtcgaacaccttcacgactacgcaaagaaggctgagagttttaaaaccaccaagaggcgtctgtctcttgaaactcttgagctgatacgccagcgtggagcagcacgagccgcagggaaccaagaactcacgtccgagctcgcaaggctttgccgagaggcgataaaggaagaccttaaagagagaagagcagaagtgctggctgaagctgcagaggcggggaaaagcatccgctatgcccgtcgagacttcgccagtcgcaagacgaggatgagtgctctccggaacccaaagggaacagccatagcatcgagaagggggatggagaaaatcatctacgacttctactctgatctcttcgacagccatgtccacttgcctcctcaccatctgagggaagatggacaagtcattccagaggttctcccgtccgaaatacgacatgctatcatgtcgctaagaaatcgtacagcacccggtcccgacagaataagaccagaacacctgaagagccttccgccagtactcatcaacaccctggcgaggctctttacacgttatctgtcggaatgcaaggttcctaaacagtggaagaccagcaagaccgtgttgttgtataaaaaggagacccacatgacatcggcaactatcgcccaatctgcctactgtccgtcatctacaagctctttacaagagtaa
- a CDS encoding hypothetical protein (NECATOR_CHRV.G18029.T1), whose translation MEEGATGPTVPDTYRRGTKTQFLKNVRFEDEGIELEGFQTVETLSYVYLGRPMDMGNKLKEELNRRVRAAWPVFAPVREATDHLTNQDLCAHLFDSTVLLALCYAAKTWADIAATSRKLFTTHITLEKCLLKVNWRTQHLAGLRSSGLRGMSRLRDPAEYISKAKHRWAGHISR comes from the exons atggaagagggtgcgacgggtccaacggtgccagatacctatagaagggg AACAAAGACACAGTTCCTAAAGAACGTCCGTTTCGAGGACGAAGGAATAGAACTTGAAGGTTTCCAAACCGTGGAAACGttgtcatacgtatacctcggacgtccTATGGACATGGGAAAcaaattgaaggaagaactgaatagaagggtgagagcagcgtggccagtattcgcacccgtcagggaagctacggaccaccTGACGAACCAAGATCTttgtgcccatctgttcgactcgacagttcttctagcgctctgttacgcagcgaagACGTGGGCGGACATCGCTGCCACGTCCAGGAAGCTATTCACCACCCACATAACCCTTGAGAAATGCCTTCTGAAGGTTAActggcgcacacaacacctagccggccTACGCAGCTCCggcttaagaggaatgtcccgtcttcgcgacccagcggaatatatatcgaaggCAAAGCacagatgggccggtcacattagCCGCTAA
- a CDS encoding hypothetical protein (NECATOR_CHRV.G18031.T1) → MFTLPLFLRTGRILCSRIVYSRISLAVNTCSLRQMSTITKKFINDPKNAVDDALNGLVNASENVTFDKNCRRVVLRSDYVDYCAKGKVALIAGGGSGHEPYAAGYIGPGMLTAAVAGNVFASPPSRHVSAALNSTSTNGGSILFIINYTGDRLNFGLAAERYKTGGHDVRVVTIADDVAIDSALSTTGRRGLAAAVLVLKVAGAMAESGKYTIDQIETMSKKMNDNAGTMGVSLYPCSVPGQGKMFTMADEMMEVGLGIHGEPGCRREPIEAAHKIVDMIMTRLQKIVQFSKDESVVLLVNNLGGVSQIEMGVIKSEAVKWCHEHDINIARILCGSYMTSLDGHGISLTVLRLFDNNILNYLDAPTLAPGWHGADKLGKAETAPSADKNISILSHGSSRGVPFTKEQADLARKCVNAVCSKMISMESELNALDGAAGDGDCGSTFAHASRAITERMKTLELSSAQDLLFRISEVFEQEVGGTGGALYALMLSAASEAFAKSVTSQDFVMALRKAYETVQKYGGARPGDRTLVDALHAAVEKIRSGERRWDVITEAAIKAAQATAEMKARAGRASYTAKEVQTKPDPGAVAISSFMHVLWDTIKQ, encoded by the exons ATGTTCACACTACCATTATTCCTACGTACCGGTCGTATTCTTTGCTCTCGAATAGTATATAGCCGTATTTCACTAGCTGTCAACACCTGTTCACTTCGTCAAATGTCCACAATAACCAAGAAGTTCATTAATGATCCAAAGAATGCCGTGGACGACGCCCTCAACGGTCTCGTAAATGCTTCAGAGAACGTCACTTTCGATAAG AATTGTCGTCGTGTTGTTCTGAGATCCGATTATGTCGATTATTGCGCGAAAGGGAAGGTAGCGCTGATAGCTGGTGGAGGCTCAGGACACGAGCCGTATGCTGCAG GCTATATTGGCCCTGGAATGCTCACTGCTGCAGTTGCCGGAAATGTGTTTGCATCGCCGCCGTCGCGTCATGTCAGCGCAGCTCTAAATTCAACTTCTACGaatg GCGGTTCGATACTTTTTATTATCAACTACACTGGAGACAGGCTGAATTTTGGATTAGCAGCAGAGCGTTATAAAACAGGTGGACACGATGTGCGC GTAGTTACAATAGCTGATGATGTTGCTATTGACAGTGCATTGTCAACTACAGGAAGAAGGGGTTTAGCGGCAGCTGTTCTCGTCCTGAAG GTTGCCGGTGCAATGGCCGAGAGCGGCAAATACACTATAGATCAAATCGAGACCAtgtcaaagaaaatgaatgataatGCTG GCACCATGGGCGTCTCACTTTATCCATGCAGTGTACCCGGTCAAGGCAAGATGTTTACAATGGCTGATGAAATGATGGAAGTTGGTCTTGGAATCCATGGCGAGCCGGGATGCCGTCGTGAGCCTATAGAGGCAGCACATAAAATCGTTGATATGATTATGACCAGACTTCAGAAAATCGTACAGTTCTCAAAAG ACGAATCTGTAGTGCTTCTCGTCAACAACTTAGGTGGCGTTTCTCAAATAGAAATGGGTGTTATAAAAAGCGAAGCAGTCAAATGGTGTC ATGAACATGATATCAATATTGCTCGAATTCTTTGCGGCTCATACATGACTTCGCTAGACGGGCACGGGATCAGCCTTACTGTTTTACGCTTATTCGATAATAATATACTTAATTACTTAG ATGCTCCCACATTAGCACCAGGCTGGCATGGAGCGGACAAGCTCGGAAAGGCAGAAACAGCCCCGTCAGCGGACAAAAACATATCTATCTTAAGTCATGGTTCCTCCAGAGGAGTACCTTTCACGAAGG AACAAGCTGATCTAGCCAGAAAATGTGTCAATGCAGTCTGCAGTAAGATGATTTCCATGGAATCTGAGTTAAATGCGCTCGATGGTGCCGCCGGAGATGGTGACTGCGGCTCAACATTTGCGCACGCTTCAAGAG caaTCACCGAACGAATGAAAACGCTGGAATTAAGCAGTGCTCAAGATCTACTTTTCCGCATCTCCGAAGTTTTCGAACAAGAAGTGGGAGGCACTGGCGGAGCG CTTTATGCACTGATGCTCAGTGCTGCGTCCGAGGCCTTTGCCAAGTCAGTCACTTCTCAAGACTTCGTTATGGCCCTTCGAAAGGCTTATGAAACTGTTCAAAAGTATGGGGGAGCCAGACCTGGAGATAGAACTCTG GTGGATGCACTTCATGCTGCAGTGGAGAAGATTAGAAGTGGAGAACGTCGGTGGGACGTCATCACAGAG GCAGCAATAAAAGCAGCTCAAGCTACAGCTGAAATGAAGGCCAGAGCTGGAAGAGCAAGCTACACAGCAAAAGAG GTGCAAACGAAACCCGATCCCGGAGCAGTTgcaatttcttcattcatgCATGTTTTGTGGGATACAATCAAGCAGTAG
- a CDS encoding hypothetical protein (NECATOR_CHRV.G18027.T1): MRKLEWDDMGVKVDGRQLHHLRFADDIVLVTPSISQAERMLTEFDETCGCIGLQLNLQKTMFMRNGWVSAPFTLNGTNISECTSYVYLGRELNMMNDLTPSWAEESSGLGSVQEHRGCSEEDRTPGSVLTPSPPPYFLLSLFFTKAIF; encoded by the coding sequence atgcgaaagttggaatgggacgacatgggagtgaaggttgacggtcggcagctacaccatttgcgctttgctgatgacatcgtactggtaacacctagcatcagccaagcggaacgaatgctgaccgaattcgacgaaacatgtggatgcatcggtcttcagctgaatctacaaaagacgatgttcatgcggaacggatgggtctcggctccattcacgctcaacggaacgaacatatccgaatgcaccagctacgtttatctgggtcgggaactgaacatgatgaacgacctgaccccgagCTGGGCGGAGGAgtcgagcggcttggggagcgtacaagagcatcgaggatgtagtgaagaagaccgaacacccggctccgtgctcaccccTTCACCACCCCCCTACTTcctcctttctcttttctttaccaaagcaattttttaa